The following DNA comes from Pongo pygmaeus isolate AG05252 chromosome 9, NHGRI_mPonPyg2-v2.0_pri, whole genome shotgun sequence.
AAGGCCTGGGAACATGTGCCCACCTCGTTCATGTTAAGTTTCTAAGGAAAGAGCCCAAAGGCCCAGGGAAACCCCAGCCACCCCCAAGTCTCTCCCACAGCCACAtctgccccacccccacacacacacctgccatCTGAGGGCTTATTCATGAAGCTCCACTTGAGGCCAGTGGGGAAGCCAGCGCCTCCACGGCCCCGCAAACCCGATGTCTTGATCTCACCCAGGATCCAGTCGGGCCCCTTCAGCAGGATCTCCTTTGTCTTGTACCAGTCACCTCGACTCAGGGCACCTTTCAGCCTGTACAGAATAGGGAAGGCAGTGAAGGGGATGCCTTGCTCCGGGACCCAACACACTAAGGGCACTGTCTCACCTCCAGTCATGGCGGCCGTACAGGTTGGTGAAAATCCGGTCTTCATCCTTCAGCGAGCCAAATGAGGTTTTCTTGGGTGCTGTCTAGGGAGACAAAGGGTCAGGAGGACCAGCAGCGCTCTGGGGCCATGAGGGATTGGGCCAGAAGCTACAGAATCTTGGGTCTCCCTATTTAGGAGGGGCTGGGCTAGGGCTAGGGAAGCATCTATAGCATCATAGCTACCACTGCCACTtagtaagcattttttttttttttttgagacagactcttgctctgttgcctaggctggagtgcagtggtgtaatctcagctcactgcaacctccacctcccaggttcaaataattcttgtgcctcagcctctggatagctgggattacaggcactcaccatcacgcccgggtaatttttgcacttttagtagagacggggtttcaccatattggccaggctggtctcgaactcctgacctcaagcgatccgcccgcctcagcctcccaaagtgctgggattacaggcgtgagccaccgcgcccggccattagTAAGCATTTTGTTTAGCAGGTACTGGATGGAAGCATTTTACATCCAAAATCCCATTTCATCCTCATAACAACTCTATAGGAactattttctctatttcacagaggagaaaactcAGGCTCGGAGCAAAAGGAACTTATGGAAGGTCTCACAGTCAAAAGCAGCAGGTCCAATGTGAGCCCAGGTCTGTCGGTGGCCAAAGCCCACAGCTGCATCACTGCACCACACCGCCCCACAAGCCGAGTGTGGCGGCTTGGCCCTTTCCTGGCCCGGCTGCCCTGCTGGACCAAAACTTGGGTAGGCCAGGGGCCTTTTATATTCCTAACTCGGCCGAAGAGGCGAAATGTGTTTACTGATGGGAAAGAAATGCCTCCTTAACACACAGGTGATGGAGGGGCTCACTGAGGATGAAATGAGGAGCCCCACGACCCAGTGGAGAGCGCCCCAGCTGAGGGCGACGGGATTCCCATCCTTTTAAGAGCACTTTTCAGCCACTTCAGGGCGCAGAGCAGTGGACGGGAAATCAGGAGGTGCGCATCCCTAAATGGGGCAATGACCCCTTCACGCCCTACAAGGCTGTGACAAGGAGGGAATGAAAGACTAGGGCACTTCATAACCCGCAAAACTTCCGCCAGGCCGAGGACCGTGAAACATGGGAAGCCAGCAAGCCAGAGGGCCAAGGGAGTCGGCCCCGCGTTGGGACCCGTTCCCCTACTTCAACCAGGCCGAAGCGAGGGCCTTCCCACCTGGCCTGGGGAGAAGGGCTCTCCAGAGGCCACTACAGACCCCAGGGACTGCTCGTGCACAGGGGCGGCCGCGACACCCGGCCCCGAACACCCGTGGCCCCAGCCAGGCCGGGCCTCACCGTGTCACCGCTGAAACGCACAGATACCCGCGCGGGAAGCGACCAGCCGAGCAGCCGCCGTGCTGCCAGCATCGCGGGGGGCCAGCTGGGTCACCTCACGCTGTCACCTTCACAGCACTGAGGCTGAGGAACTGGCGCGATAGACACGCTAGGTGGCGCGCAGGAAAGACGTCACGCGCCCGACGCCGGCACCGCCCACCGGTATCGCTGCGCCCCTTCAACTTCGCCAGCGGCCCCGCCTCCTCGGGGGAGGACTGAGAGGCCAGTGCCTTGGCGCCGGGGCTTCTGGGAGATGTGGTCCCACCGGCTTGGggtctgccttcctccctccgcCGGGCTGGCATTTACCGGCGGCTGTCCCCACCCCTCGCTCTTTCGCTCCCTCCTTAGCCCGCTTCACTTCGTGGACTACGCCCGCCGGCTCCCAGCCTTTGATGCCACAAGTAAACAAACCTCGCATGTCGCCTTCTGCTGGGTCCTGGTGTGTTCCACTTTCTATAGATTCGGCGTTTAGTGTGCACCTGCGGTATGCATCGGTGTATCATGGGAGGAGGGAAAAGTCAAGCAGGTCATGCCCGATCCTCATGACTACGTTGCAATTATTCTGCCCAGTGCGAGCCCTGCCAGACTGTGGGCTTCCCCACACCGGGCGTCCATGTGCTCGAGGAAGGATTGCCGACTCCAAGGCAGAGGGTTGTTCGCGGAGGTCTTCCCGGAGGGCCTGTCACGGAATCCTAGGCTGGGGTGAGGCAGAGAGGATGCAGATGGTCAGTGCACGGCGCATCCCCTTGCTGGCGCCGCTGAGTTCTCTCAGCTCTTGTCAGGAGAGTCCAGCACTTTGTGCTTCTGCCCAAAATCCTGGCATGGTCCCTGCTGCCTTTGGAATCAGCCACTGGTCCAGGATTTAAGGGCTCTGCGACCCCGTCCTTCGCCAGGGTCATCACGCCCAGGCCACTGCTGTgaaccccatccccatcccccaaGACCCCTTTCTGCCGTCATTAGACTTTAGGGCGTTTGTGTGGCTGTCCCCTTCCCTCGGTTTTCCCCTGACCTGAGGAGGTCCCTGTGTCCTTTGCCTTCCCAGGAGGTCTTGGAAGCCTGATGAACTCGTCTTTTTCAGTTTCCTGGAACTCTCTGCTGTGGTCCTCGTGATAAGAGTGACCTTTTTGGCCTGCTCTCCCCAGCTCTTTTCCAGTCCTCATGGGGAGGAACTATCTCTGTTCTTTTGTGCTGTAATCATCCTTCCTTATCTCTCTAAAACGTGCTGTTTACAAAACTCCTTTGCAGCTCTTTTCTCACATACCCCGCAGCGGCCCCGCAAGGTGTTCACTCCATTTTGTCCacgaaaaaactgaggctcaggggggTTTTGTCCTTTGTCTGTGGGCATGAAGCTGCTGAGTGGTGGAGCTGGACTAGAATCTAGGCCTTTCTTCCCTTCCACAGTGCCCCACATACAGCAAACCCACAGAACAACTGACACGCATGTGACAGTCACTGTGGATGTCAGTGACATTGCCAAGAGAGGCACCAAGAGATCTCTTCCCTGTCTGAGGTTTCCCAGACAGATAGAGTAGTATCAGGCCCAGAGCCCAGGAGTCCTGGCTGCCAGCCCCAGACCCCCTCTCTTGGTCAGGGAAAGAGGTTGCCTAGGCAAAGCTGGGGATTACACAGCTAATCCAGGCTCAGACCTGAGTCCTTGGATCCCTCCCTTTGGGGCAAAAGAAGGGGGGCAGGTCAGAGCCAGCGGGTGGATTCCTTTCTCATCTCTCTCTAACTGGGTCAAAGGAATACAGGCTGAGGGAGAGGCAGGTTGGGGATGCTGGGGACAGGAGATGCTGGGCATGGGGGGGATGGAAAACGGAGAGTGAGGGAAGGAGCCTCTGTTCATTCAGTGCCAGGCTCTGGGCCAAGCACTTGCCATGTGTTACCTCCTTAATCCTCCAAAACTCCAGCCTCAGGAATGATGAGCCCTGTTTTCAGAAGCAGGGTATCAGCATTGCTGAGTGGCCTGCCCAGGATGACACAACTGCCAGAACTCGGCCTGAGGTCTCCTAATAACAAATAATCCCCCACTGGTCCCCACCCACTGGAGCACCTACTTGCCAGGCTCGTCAAGCAAAGAAGGAGATCCACTCCAACGTCATCTCCCAGGAGCCTTCTCTGCAGCGTCTCAGGTCCTGGCTCTCACCTCCTCAGCACCCATCCCATCCTGTGTCACTCTGTGTATCAACCTCCCCAGCCAGCCTCCAGGCCACAAGCCAAGAGGTATCAAGGGCTCCTCCCTGTCCTACTGGCCCCACATCCACTGTGTCTATCTGGTCAACTTTACCTTCCAAACATTCCCTGCACTGTGATAGATGGCTGTGGCCCTGTCATCTCTCACCTGAAATTAACAATGTATCCTTGGGGCCTCCCACCCTCATATCTTGGCTCCTCCAGTCCCTTCTCTGCAAACATGGAACAGTGGGATTATTATAAATCTCAGACCCGTTTTGCCCCTTTCCTGCCTGAGAGTTTTTGTGGTTCCCCACTGCCCTCAGAACAAAGCTCAAGACCCTTTGGCCTGGCACTCAAGGTCCTTTGTGCTGCCACCTGTCAACCTCCCCAGTTCCAGCTCTTTTGGTTTTGCCCATACAAGCTGGATCTGCACCAGAGGATCTGTCTTCCTCCCAGCTTGGCCCTTACTCCTCCTAGGAGCCCTTTGGACGTCACCTCCCCCAGGAAGCTTTCTGCAACCACCCTACAACTGTccctataaactttataaaacCAATTAGGGAAGAAGTAGGGGGGAAAGATGAAAATAAACCAAGCCTGCAGCACACTCAGCATTCATCATGAGGTCAGCGGCTCTCTGACCTGCTTCCTCATGGCTGGTTGGTGCCTGTTGTCCCGGAGTCACAAAGACCCTAGATTATAGCTGCCCTTAACTGCTGTATAAATAACAACTTGAACATGAAATgttaaattttccttttgaaatattcCTTCAGGTCCTGCATGCTGATAAAACTACTGACTCAGCTGGTCCCCATGAGGAGCTGGCTCACCAAAGAATGCGGTTTCCAATCCCAATTATTTCATGCCCCTTGCTCAGGCAATCAACAATCCCAAATTTCCAGCCCCTTGCCCTCCACAATCTCCTTAAAAAACCCAGCCCAAAACTCCTTGGGGAGATGGATTTGAAGGTCTCCTCCCATCTCCAAACTTGGTGCCCTGCAgtcattaaactctttctctgctgcaaaccctgCTATCTCAGTGTAATTGGTCTGTTACTGCATACATATGGGCATACAAACCTGTTGGTCCTACAACAAACCCATACAACTATCTTGAGCACTTATTGTCAGGCCCAGTGTGAGTAAGACATGATCAGATCTTCCCCAACCCCCAGCACAGAGCTTCTCAAAGGAGGGACTTACTCAATATTGTAATCaaatattatatttgaaaaatgaaaaacatcaattttttcctgtgtttgaaATTGAAGAAATAccaaaaaagcaagaagaaagtaATAACATACTATGACCATCCTGATAATACCTGTTACTGTttctaggtgattttttttttcatatttatttattgagatggagtcttgctcttgccacccaggccagagtgtagtggtgcaatcagcttgctgcaacctccgcctcctgggttcaagcgattctcctgcctcagcctcccaagtagctgggattacaggtgcacaccaccacacctggctaatttttgtatttttagtagagacagagtttcaccatgttgaccaggctggtctcgaactcctgacctcaggtgatccacccacctcagcctcccaaagtactgggattataggcgtgagccactgtgcccagcctgttttctaGCTGATTTTAAAACACTTCACAGTAGCATATTAATATATTGGTTCTTAAAAATTTAGACCCTTACAGGcagggcgcagtgactcacgcgtgtaatcccagcactttgggaggccaaggcaggcggatcacgaggtcaggagatggagaccatcctgactaacacggtgaaagcccgtctctactaaaaatataaaaaattagccgggcatggtggcgggcgcctgtagtcccatctactcgggaggctgaggaaggagaatggcgtgaacccgggaggcacagcttgcagtgagctgagatcacgccactgtactccagcctgggcgacagagcgagactctgtctcaaaaaaaaaaaaaaaaaaaatttagacctTTACAAAAGAACTGTAAAGTCCCCTCCTACCATCTTAGAGCCAAATGCTGTTGAATCTGATATCATCTTccaatccttttaaaaaattattttacttgtgCATATATTTACCCACAGAAAAATATGAGCGTTTGGTGCTTTTTATTTGTAGTAATGGCGTTTTGTATGTTTGGTTTGagacaggtctcgctctgtcacccaggctggagtgcagtggcatgatctgggctcactgcagccttgacctcccagcctcaagtgatcctcccgcctcaccctcctgagtagctggagccaAAGGTGTGGGAAACCATACCgggctagttttttaaaatttgtatatacaagggctctctatgttgcccaggctggtctcgaactcctgggcttaagcgatcctctggtctttgcctcccaaagtactgggaatacaggcgtgagctgctgcacccagcctagtATTTTGATGTGATGAGTCTACACCTTGCTTTTTTCATTCAACACAATGTTTTTGAGATTAGTCTATGTTGGCACAAATAGATTTAGAAACATGATTATCTGCAAGTGATGCCAAAGCTTCAAGGTTAAGGGCTTGGATTCAAAATCCTGCTTCTGCCACTTCCTACCAATGAGATTTTATgacccctgcctcagtttcctcaagtgGAAAATGAGGATAACATATACCCTAAAGGAGTGATGGTTACAGTTACTGAGAAAGTAAATGAGGTGCTTGTAAAGTGCTCAGAGCCATGCCTGACACACAGCAAGGGTCCCAAGAGTGTTTAACTTAGTGCCCAGAATTCTAAATGAATTCAGAGAAACACCATGTCTTTACAATCACGCATCTTCCCACCCAGGAATGTGGTCACTCCCATTGTTTCAGATCTTTTAGCTCCTTCACTAAAgacttagaattattttttaattctataattttttagCGCAGGaattttatgtgatattttgtggttttatgtttttgtaatcTCTTTTCTGATTACATTTCTAATAGGTTGTTGCTTGTGAATGGAATACTATCGATTTACCTTTATTGATATTGTATCTGGATCACTTAATGGACTCTGCTATTATAAAAGTttattcaggccaggtgtggcagctcacgcctgtaaccccagcactttgggaggctgaggcaggaggattgcttgagtccaggagtacaagaccagccctggcaacagagtgagaccccatctctacaaaaaaaaaaaaagtaaaaacttagccagccatggtggtgcacacatataatcccagctccttgggatgCTAAGGCGGGAAGATGGTTTGAGCTGGGGAAggtgagactgcagtgagccatgatagcaccactgcgctccagcttgggtaagagagcgagaccctgtctcaaaagcaaaacaaaaaaactaactaaataaatgatttttaaaaggctaCATCAGTGTAGTGtgggaagtaaaaaataaaataaataaaattgtatcctTTCAagcttttcttgttttgttcttgctgTAGTTGTTGTTTttcgagatagggtctcactccatcacataggttggagtacagtggcatgatcacagctgaccacagccttgccctcccaggctcaggtgattctcccacctcagccttccaaagtgctgagactacagacctgagccactgcgcccggcctgcttttctgttttctctgctggTGATCACACTGTTGAGAAATAGTAAGGATAGTGTCTCTTCCTTTGTAATATCAGGTGTCTCGTTTCTTTTCATTATTGCACCAACTAAAAACTTCAGGATAAGGCTGAATAGTGGTGACAGCAAGCTTCCTTATCTGTGGTGTGACTTTAATGGGAATGTGTAAAGGTTTGATATTataaaccaaaaggaaaattctaagccccccaccCATCCAAGTAGACCCCTCCTCTCAGCAAGGgctttccaaagttaacctgaaaagctagttcaggccatgatgaaAAGGGGAGCCGGACATGCCTCATTACACACTCCTGTCTTTCGGAATtactgatagaacagactcttAGACATCTGACAAGGAACATTGATGATCTATTCTCTccgaagcctgctacctggaggctttatCTGcgtgataaaaccttggtctccacaacccctttgTAACCtagacattcctttctgttgatcaCTCTTTCAACtgattgccaatcagaaaaatctttgaatccacctactACCTGGAAGCAGCCCCCAACCTGCTGCCTATTGTCTGGAATCTTACATGTCtcgattgatgtcttatgtctccctaaaatgtataaaattaagaacatgtggcccaaccaccttgggcacatgttctcaggatctcctggggGCTGTGTCACAGACCACCAGTCACTCATATTCAACGTAGAATAAATAtcggctgtgcacagtggctcacgcctgtaatcccagccctttgggaagctgaggcaggcagatctcctgaggtcaagagttcaagaccagcctggccaacatggtgaaaccccatctctactaaaaatacaaaaaattagccaggcgtggtggtgcatgcctgtaacctcagctactggggaggccgaggcatgagaattgcttgaacccggaggcggaggttgcagtgggccgagatcacgccattgcactccagcctgtgcaacagagcaaaactctgtccaaaaaaaaaaagaatacatctcTTCAAATATTGTACAGAGTTTGATTCTTTTTGTTGACAATATTAAGGTCCTCAGttctatttgttaatttttttttatcttttcatatcAAATGCCTTAGGCCAGAAGTTTTCTGCTGGATGCTCAGAAACAGAATTCCTGTGTGTGGGTTTCTGATTATATTCCCCCTAATTAGTAGTAGCTACttgtgaaaaataaagtaaagACAGAGTGGCTGCAGAAAAGAACTGTCGATCCAGGTGCAAAGGGAGATAAAATTCTCAACAATAACACCTTAAACCTTATTAGATAAAGCTGGCAGTTGGAAACATTCACCAGTCTCTAGCTTACTCTCTTCTCTGACATCCTTTTTTtccaccctcccaagtagctgggattacaggtgcacaccactatatccagctaattttgtatttttggtagagacagggtttcatcatattggtcaggctggtctcgaactcctgacctcaggtgatccacctgccttggcctcccaaagtgctgggattacaggcgtaagccaccatacctagcctcTGACATCTTGTACTGTCCTCTTCTGCTATGTCTTCTTCCCCGATCACCCAGAGGTTTCTTTCATGACACCCACTGCATTCTTAAGAAAGTACCTTTAGCTTCCAAATGGCTTGCTTAAAAACTGGGTgtgtaggctgggcatgatggctcatgcctgtaatctcagcactttgggaggccgaggcgggcggatcacgaggtcaggagattgagaccagcctggccaacatgggggaaaccccgtctctactaaaaatacaaaaattacctgggcgtggtggcgcgtgcctgtaatctcagctactcgggaggctgaggcaggagaatcgcttgaaccagggagtaggaggttgcagtgagccgagattgcaccactgcaccacaggctggtgacagagcaagactccgtctcaaaaaaacaatactGAGTTGTAGGTAATTGTAGTTCAGGGCAATAAAATTCCATTTGCCCTAACCGATCTGGGTGTGGCTTGCCTGGTTGCTCAGGGGCATCTTGGAAGCAGGCCTCTCCTCCTATGGGGCATGAAAGTTAAAACATGCTGAGAACTCTGGCCTATTTATCTTAAAACAATTAGTATGTGTGACAGTTGTCATAGCAACCAGTAAGTATGAGGTTTGCTGAGGCTTTTGGCAGAGACCACGATTATGTTATGAAAACTCCCTTTGAGAGCACAGTTCTATCATGAAGGTGTGCTCAGTTTCAtggaaggctttttctgcatctgagatggtgttgtttttcttctttaatctgtGGTTAATCACATcaatcatttttctaatttgttgaccTAACGGGGCAGCAGAGCACAGTGGCTGAGAACACAGAAGGAGGCCTCTCTGGACTTAATTTTGGATTCTTCCACTGAATCAGCTGCGTGTCATGGAGCAACTTTCTTGACTTCTCTCTGTCTCAAGGTGGTGTCATGACGATTACATGTTTTAATCTCCATGTAAGTGCttgctattcttattttttcttattctgggtATAAACCCCAATTGGTCATGATGTAATATGATTTCATTGTCCTGCTGCATTTGTTTTGCTAACATTTTCTTCAGTTTCTACACCAGTGCTCACAAGAGAGGGTAGCCTCTAGTTTTACTTTCTCCGGGGGATCTTGTTCAGTTTTGCTACAAGATTATGCTGGCCCCTTAAAATGAGGTGGGCCACTTCCCGTCTTTTTCCACATATTGGAAGAGTTTGCTCAGGTGAAAAATTATCTATTTCCTGAAGCATGACTATAACTTATTGTAAAGCTATCTGGAGCTGGGACCTCTGCTTAGGGGTGATTGAAACActatctccatttctttttctttttccttttctgtttttttttttttttttgagatggagtcttgctctgtcacccaggctggagtgcagtggtgcgatcttggctcactgaaacctccgcctcctgggttcaagcaattctccctcagcctcctgagtagctgggactacaggcacatgccaccacacccgctaatattttgtatttttggtagagacagggtttcaccgtgttagccaggatggtctcgatttcctgacctcatgatccacctgcctcagcctcacaaagtgctgtgattataggcgtgagccaccgcgcctggcctccatttcttttatggttatttatctatttccttgagCCAATTTTGATCACTTATAAAGAAAGTTTTCTTGATGAattgttaatttttctgttttattttattttattaatttttttgagacagagtcttgctctgtcacccaggctggagtgcagtggtgcgatcttggctcattgcaacctccaccacttgggttcaagcgattctcgtgcctcagcctccttagtagctgggattacaggtgtgtgccacgacactcggctaatttttgtgtttttagtagagatggagttttgccatgttagccaggctggtctctaattcctggcctcaagtgatccacccacgtcggcttcccaaagtgctgggataacaggcataagccaccgaaCCTGGCCAAATTGTTACTTTTTCTCGAACTCATGAACTCTCGGCTCActcacgcgccaccacgcccggctatttttttttttagtagagacggggtttctccatgttggccaggctggtctcgaactcctgacctcaggtgatccgcccatctcggcctcccaaagagttgggattacaggcgtgagccactgcgcctggacatatactctgtttttgttttcacttcatATTCAGGAAGGGGGATAGAGATATTAATTAGCTTTTGCTTGGACATGAAATTTAGGTATGATATAAAAATTTAAGAGtaatcactaaaaataaaagtaaaatgtgttaCTTCCAATAGTAGGGGAGAAGAGATTAGCACAAAAAAAACTCAATTCAACTGAAGACAAGAAAACAGAGTAAAGAAGAAATACAGGGAAAGAATGCTAAATAGgaaatacaggccaggtgcagtggctcacgcctgtaatcccgacactttaggaggccgaggtgggtggatcacttgaggccaggaattcgagaccatcctggctaacatggtaaaaccccgtctctgctaaaaatacaaaaaattaactgggcatggcggcaggtgcctgtaatcccagctactcaggaggctgaggcaggagaattgattgaacccgggaggcagagattgcagtgggccgagatcgtgccattgcactccagcctgggtgacagagcgagactctgtctggaaaaaaaaagtttttctagtttttattctctGGTCTTGATGTGTTTGACAAAGACATAGTGGGTTTCAGGTTGTATCCTGCTGTCTTGAactggaaatctttttttttcccatgaattTAAACTGGAAAGAGTAAAGTCAATCAGTCACGGCCGGTGGGGCACGCAAAGGATGAGGTGAACATATTTAAGGCAAGCAGCTCAATGAATGACGCATCAGGCCCAGGCCTCTCTCCCTGCTGGCCCAGCTCGGGGGCCATGGAAAACCCTCCGCGCCATCGTCCTGGTGTGGCCACTCTCCATCACTCTGCCAGTGTCTCAGGGTCCCTCTTTGGCATATACCATCCTGACGCGTTAGACACGGTCTGCAGTTTCCATCACGGAGGACCAGGGAGGTCTTGGGCATGCACAGACCCAGGTACTGGTATCAGTCCCCTGGGTTCAGTCCTGCTGGAGCCTCCCTGCTGCAAACTCACATCCGGAAACCCAAAAGA
Coding sequences within:
- the LOC129007676 gene encoding LOW QUALITY PROTEIN: uncharacterized protein NDUFV1-DT-like (The sequence of the model RefSeq protein was modified relative to this genomic sequence to represent the inferred CDS: deleted 1 base in 1 codon; substituted 1 base at 1 genomic stop codon), which encodes MTQLPELGLRSPNNKXSPTGPHPLEHLLARLVKQRRRSTPTSSPRSLLCSVSGPGSHLLSTHPILCHSVYQPPQPASRPQAKRYQGLLPVLLAPHPLCLSGQLYLPNIPCTVIDGCGPVISHLKLTMYPWGLPPSYLGSSSPFSANMEQWDYYKSQTRFAPFLPESFCGSPLPSEQSSRPFGLALKVLCAATCQPPQFQLFWFCPYKLDLHQRICLPPSLALLLLGALWTSPPPGSFLQPPYNCPYKLYKTN